One region of Baekduia soli genomic DNA includes:
- a CDS encoding MMPL family transporter, which produces MTTTYGPIGRLGRYTATHFRTVALGWLLVAVVLGFFAPKVEKALSGAGWEATGSESVAARKAIDQNFQGLSSSALMVVVHSPTQTTKDPAFQRVIASTEATLKADHRVKNVVAPRPGTSISRDGHTAIVQAGAAADANTMVRAADDLKTKLHRLQGDGVQVSLTGASGMWSDFNTANRTAMMKSELFSWPVTMVILVLAFGSLVAAGLPLMLTILGLMASAGTLYLGTKVLDISIWAMNFALMFALALGIDYALFIVMRFRAALFGTHEPVEDAVAETMDTAGKAVLFSGVTVLISLTAVMLVPSPAFRSMALGIMIAVIFILAATMTLLPAVLAKLGPKVDNVSLPWVHQGEHRSARFAAWGERLWKHPLAFGAIAVVVLLALAFPVLGLKTGMPSIKVVPTSDSSRVGYTQVQQAFGKGAPGAIQIATTQADAARVTAIAKADPGIARVMPAMPGAGGAALVQAVPGADPSSKAVGRTIDRLRGALPQGALVGGSVAENHDLETLLSSKTPLVIGVVLILGFLLLLVALQAPIIAALGVATNLLATGAAFGIARLIFQGGHGSGLLGFEPQGFLDAWGPVFFFAMIFAISMDYTVFLLSSAKEHWDRSHDPKEAMVGAVAHSGRVVFAAAAVMVAVFFTFALSGPLPPKEMGVILGVAVLLDAFLVRLLLVPVLLRLLGKWAWWLPKPLARILPDVRFGHA; this is translated from the coding sequence ATGACCACCACCTACGGTCCGATCGGCCGCCTGGGCCGCTACACCGCCACCCACTTCCGCACCGTCGCGCTCGGCTGGCTGCTGGTCGCCGTCGTGCTCGGCTTCTTCGCCCCGAAGGTCGAGAAGGCCCTGTCGGGCGCCGGCTGGGAGGCGACGGGCTCGGAGTCGGTCGCCGCCCGCAAGGCGATCGACCAGAACTTCCAGGGCCTCTCCTCGAGCGCCCTGATGGTCGTCGTGCACTCGCCGACGCAGACCACCAAGGATCCCGCCTTCCAGCGCGTGATCGCCTCCACGGAGGCGACGCTGAAGGCCGACCACCGCGTCAAGAACGTCGTCGCGCCCCGGCCGGGCACCTCGATCTCGCGCGACGGTCACACCGCCATCGTGCAGGCCGGCGCCGCCGCCGACGCCAACACCATGGTCCGCGCGGCCGATGACCTCAAGACCAAGCTGCATCGTCTGCAGGGCGACGGCGTGCAGGTCTCGCTGACCGGCGCCAGCGGCATGTGGTCGGACTTCAACACCGCCAACCGTACGGCGATGATGAAGTCCGAGCTGTTCAGCTGGCCGGTCACGATGGTCATCCTCGTGCTCGCCTTCGGCTCGCTGGTGGCCGCCGGACTGCCGCTGATGCTGACGATCCTCGGCCTGATGGCCTCCGCCGGGACGCTCTACCTCGGCACCAAGGTGCTGGACATCTCGATCTGGGCGATGAACTTCGCGCTGATGTTCGCGCTGGCGCTGGGCATCGACTACGCGCTGTTCATCGTGATGCGCTTCCGCGCCGCGCTGTTCGGCACCCACGAGCCGGTGGAGGACGCGGTGGCCGAGACGATGGACACCGCCGGCAAGGCCGTGCTGTTCAGCGGCGTGACCGTGCTGATCTCGCTGACTGCCGTGATGCTCGTCCCCAGCCCGGCGTTCCGGTCGATGGCCCTGGGGATCATGATCGCCGTCATCTTCATCCTCGCGGCGACGATGACGCTGCTGCCCGCCGTGCTGGCCAAGCTCGGCCCCAAGGTCGACAACGTCTCGCTGCCGTGGGTCCATCAGGGCGAGCACCGCTCCGCGCGCTTCGCCGCCTGGGGTGAGCGGCTGTGGAAGCACCCGCTGGCCTTCGGCGCCATCGCCGTGGTCGTCCTGCTGGCGCTGGCCTTCCCCGTCCTGGGCCTGAAGACCGGGATGCCGTCGATCAAGGTCGTGCCGACCTCCGACAGCTCGCGCGTCGGCTACACCCAGGTCCAGCAGGCCTTCGGCAAGGGCGCCCCGGGCGCGATCCAGATCGCCACCACCCAGGCCGACGCGGCCAGGGTCACGGCGATCGCCAAGGCCGACCCGGGCATCGCCCGGGTCATGCCGGCGATGCCCGGGGCCGGCGGCGCCGCCCTGGTGCAGGCCGTCCCCGGCGCCGACCCGTCCTCCAAGGCGGTCGGCCGGACCATCGATCGCCTGCGCGGCGCGCTGCCGCAGGGCGCGCTGGTCGGCGGGTCGGTCGCCGAGAACCACGACCTCGAGACCCTGCTGTCGTCCAAGACCCCGCTGGTCATCGGCGTCGTGCTGATCCTCGGCTTCCTGCTGCTGCTCGTCGCGCTGCAGGCGCCGATCATCGCCGCGCTCGGCGTGGCCACCAACCTGCTGGCCACCGGCGCCGCCTTCGGGATCGCCCGGCTGATCTTCCAGGGCGGCCACGGCAGCGGGCTGCTGGGCTTCGAGCCCCAGGGCTTCCTGGACGCCTGGGGCCCGGTGTTCTTCTTCGCGATGATCTTCGCGATCTCCATGGACTACACCGTGTTCCTGCTCTCCAGCGCCAAGGAGCACTGGGACCGCAGCCACGATCCCAAGGAGGCCATGGTCGGCGCCGTCGCCCACTCCGGGCGCGTCGTCTTCGCGGCCGCCGCGGTGATGGTGGCGGTGTTCTTCACCTTCGCCCTCAGCGGCCCGCTGCCGCCCAAGGAGATGGGCGTCATCCTCGGCGTCGCCGTGCTGCTCGACGCCTTCCTGGTCCGGCTGCTGCTCGTGCCGGTGCTCCTGCGCCTGCTGGGCAAGTGGGCCTGGTGGCTGCCCAAGCCCCTGGCCCGCATCCTGCCCGACGTCCGCTTCGGCCACGCCTGA
- a CDS encoding class I SAM-dependent methyltransferase translates to MTGKDPKKFDPARAHVLDAPERERYLPTDALVALLDLQGDEIVVDYGAGTGRITIPAAHLLRDGGRVVAVDSSDEMLGHLRLRTTGNPNVTALHVADDAVPLPDASVDRVIAVNLLHEVRGERALAEMRRLLKPSGFTLVVDWERGRRRDIGPPDELLYDADGACRALGVVGLRATVAPIDLPYHFALLAIPTT, encoded by the coding sequence ATGACCGGCAAGGACCCCAAGAAGTTCGACCCCGCCCGGGCGCACGTGCTGGACGCGCCCGAGCGGGAGCGGTACCTGCCAACCGACGCGCTCGTCGCCCTGCTGGACCTGCAGGGCGACGAGATCGTCGTCGACTACGGCGCAGGCACCGGGCGGATCACGATCCCGGCCGCCCATCTGCTGCGCGACGGCGGCCGTGTCGTCGCCGTCGACAGCAGCGACGAGATGCTCGGCCACCTGCGTCTACGCACGACGGGGAACCCGAACGTCACAGCTCTGCACGTCGCCGACGACGCCGTGCCGCTCCCCGACGCGAGCGTCGATCGGGTGATCGCCGTCAACCTCCTGCACGAGGTGCGCGGCGAGCGTGCCCTCGCCGAGATGCGACGGCTGCTCAAGCCCAGCGGGTTCACGCTCGTCGTGGATTGGGAGCGCGGCCGTCGCCGCGACATCGGGCCACCCGACGAGCTGCTCTACGACGCTGACGGAGCGTGCCGCGCGCTCGGCGTCGTCGGCCTGCGCGCGACCGTGGCGCCCATCGACCTGCCCTACCACTTCGCCCTTCTCGCGATCCCCACCACCTAG